Proteins from one Sphaeramia orbicularis chromosome 17, fSphaOr1.1, whole genome shotgun sequence genomic window:
- the apoda.2 gene encoding apolipoprotein Da, duplicate 2 — translation MKAIQVISLTLLSVLAANAQVLRFGRCPKPPVQANFDATRYIGTWYEIQKLPTSFQKGQCATAHYTLKSPGVIGVLNTELLDDGTVNSIVGSAKVKDPAEPAKLEVSFFQTPPGPYWVLSTDYEGHALVYGCTDFGLFRMELSWLMSREPTMPEETMEELHSILSSAGVDVNKLVATNQDTTYCSPMYE, via the exons ATGAAGGCCATCCAGGTGATCTCCTTGACTTTGCTGTCAGTTCTTGCCGCCAATGCTCAGGTGTTGAGGTTCGGAAGATGTCCAAAACCTCCTGTTCAGGCCAACTTTGACGCAACCAGG TATATTGGTACATGGTATGAGATCCAGAAGCTGCCAACATCTTTCCAGAAAGGCCAGTGCGCCACAGCCCACTACACCCTGAAGAGTCCTGGAGTCATCGGAGTCCTCAACACAGAGCTGCT GGATGATGGAACTGTTAATTCTATTGTTGGTTCTGCCAAGGTCAAGGACCCCGCTGAGCCTGCCAAGCTGGAGGTCTCCTTCttccaaa CCCCCCCTGGTCCATACTGGGTGCTGTCCACTGACTATGAGGGTCACGCTCTGGTCTACGGCTGCACAGACTTCGGCCTGTTCCGCATGGAGCTGTCCTGGCTCATGAGCAGGGAGCCCACCATGCCTGAGGAGACCATGGAGGAGCTGCACAGCATCCTGTCCTCTGCTGGAGTCGATGTAAACAAGCTGGTCGCCACCAACCAGGACACCACTTACTGCAGCCCCATGTATGAGTAA
- the LOC115437806 gene encoding apolipoprotein D-like isoform X2, with amino-acid sequence MPLHPVIQVVENKMNAFQVISLTLLSVLAANAQVIMPGRCPRPAVQKNFDAARYLGTWYDIQRLPHSFQKGECSTATYSLKSPGVVGVLNRELLPDGSINTISGSAWAKDPSEPAKLLVSFFENSPPAPYWVLSTDYNSYSLVYSCTDLGVFHVDFAWIMSREPTLSEQTLTELRGTLSSIGVSVDKLISTVQDEAHCSAMSQ; translated from the exons ATGCCACTGCACCCGGTGATTCAG GTTGTGGAGAACAAAATGAATGCCTTCCAGGTGATCTCTCTGACTCTGCTGTCCGTCCTGGCAGCCAACGCTCAGGTCATCATGCCAGGAAGATGCCCCAGGCCTGCTGTTCAGAAGAACTTCGATGCTGCCAGG TATCTTGGTACCTGGTATGATATCCAGAGACTGCCTCACAGCTTCCAGAAGGGCGAGTGCAGCACTGCCACCTACAGCCTGAAGAGCCCTGGAGTGGTCGGTGTCCTCAACAGGGAGCTGCT TCCTGATGGCAGCATTAACACCATCAGCGGCTCTGCCTGGGCTAAGGATCCCTCTGAGCCCGCCAAGCTGCTGGTCTCCTTCTTTGAGA ACTCCCCCCCCGCCCCCTACTGGGTGCTCTCCACAGACTACAACAGCTACTCCCTGGTCTACAGCTGCACTGACCTTGGGGTTTTCCATGTGGACTTTGCTTGGATCATGAGCAGAGAGCCCACCCTCTCTGAGCAGACCCTCACAGAGCTGCGTGGTACCCTGTCCTCCATCGGAGTCAGTGTGGACAAGCTGATCAGCACCGTCCAGGACGAGGCCCACTGCAGCGCCATGTCCCAGTAA
- the LOC115437806 gene encoding apolipoprotein D-like isoform X1, whose protein sequence is MLHLSLSFFPLQVVENKMNAFQVISLTLLSVLAANAQVIMPGRCPRPAVQKNFDAARYLGTWYDIQRLPHSFQKGECSTATYSLKSPGVVGVLNRELLPDGSINTISGSAWAKDPSEPAKLLVSFFENSPPAPYWVLSTDYNSYSLVYSCTDLGVFHVDFAWIMSREPTLSEQTLTELRGTLSSIGVSVDKLISTVQDEAHCSAMSQ, encoded by the exons ATGCTGCATTTgtcactttctttctttcctctacAGGTTGTGGAGAACAAAATGAATGCCTTCCAGGTGATCTCTCTGACTCTGCTGTCCGTCCTGGCAGCCAACGCTCAGGTCATCATGCCAGGAAGATGCCCCAGGCCTGCTGTTCAGAAGAACTTCGATGCTGCCAGG TATCTTGGTACCTGGTATGATATCCAGAGACTGCCTCACAGCTTCCAGAAGGGCGAGTGCAGCACTGCCACCTACAGCCTGAAGAGCCCTGGAGTGGTCGGTGTCCTCAACAGGGAGCTGCT TCCTGATGGCAGCATTAACACCATCAGCGGCTCTGCCTGGGCTAAGGATCCCTCTGAGCCCGCCAAGCTGCTGGTCTCCTTCTTTGAGA ACTCCCCCCCCGCCCCCTACTGGGTGCTCTCCACAGACTACAACAGCTACTCCCTGGTCTACAGCTGCACTGACCTTGGGGTTTTCCATGTGGACTTTGCTTGGATCATGAGCAGAGAGCCCACCCTCTCTGAGCAGACCCTCACAGAGCTGCGTGGTACCCTGTCCTCCATCGGAGTCAGTGTGGACAAGCTGATCAGCACCGTCCAGGACGAGGCCCACTGCAGCGCCATGTCCCAGTAA